A single window of uncultured Sunxiuqinia sp. DNA harbors:
- a CDS encoding ATP-dependent Clp protease adaptor ClpS, producing the protein MKSEEQTKKQPEQDNKTERKNNRFLILHNDDNHSFDYVIDALIKVCEHDAEQATQCTLITHYKGKCDVKKGSFTYLSPLKKALVARELTATID; encoded by the coding sequence ATGAAGTCTGAAGAACAAACAAAAAAGCAACCGGAACAAGATAATAAGACAGAACGGAAAAATAACCGGTTTCTCATTCTTCACAATGATGACAACCATAGCTTTGATTATGTGATTGATGCCTTAATTAAAGTTTGTGAGCACGATGCCGAGCAAGCAACCCAATGCACTTTAATCACACATTATAAAGGAAAATGTGATGTTAAAAAGGGAAGTTTTACTTACCTTAGTCCACTAAAGAAAGCCTTGGTTGCCCGAGAATTAACGGCCACCATCGATTAA
- a CDS encoding tetratricopeptide repeat protein codes for MTTFHRTTSFLLLFLVGLCFIGKTALAQNDPEQLAKNLIEEEKYAEALSYFKDLVHLYPQDKELNYYLGMCLAETEQLGGETKEALQLSLGTDTPAKSLYYLAQCFHAEENYTEALSYYKQFDNEAKNRVKRSTKLDKLIDFSEKQINPFPKAEQQPDIEPDVKQKKEVQKVDTLEKQKPIQIEIPAGLEDSLINFQVNSTIKYLKIDQFKNPKSLQAFIQAWQDEQDLKQILIKTKNLRDKYHSALANEKEDITNKILTLEQETYSKNQVINEQYIEARKREINYWEQADQKDIQSFSQKIKTMEDSIQQAREAERIKKLEAEKPVVLPDSLVKNLMPDEPATADNEVTYKIQIGAYSKTPPDWVQRLFKKLSVIRRIDQYTDENGVTVYTVGELKSYGDALQMQSQVRTEGVKDAFIAAYKNGTRIPVKEARSITEG; via the coding sequence ATGACAACTTTTCACAGAACAACTTCATTTCTTTTATTGTTTTTAGTCGGCCTTTGTTTCATCGGAAAAACAGCCCTTGCACAAAACGATCCGGAACAGCTGGCTAAGAATTTAATTGAAGAAGAAAAATACGCTGAAGCCCTGTCCTATTTCAAGGATTTGGTTCATTTGTATCCTCAGGATAAAGAGTTAAATTACTATCTGGGCATGTGCCTGGCCGAGACCGAGCAGCTTGGAGGTGAAACAAAAGAAGCACTGCAATTATCATTAGGAACAGATACGCCTGCAAAAAGCTTGTACTACCTCGCGCAATGCTTTCATGCAGAAGAAAATTACACGGAAGCACTCAGCTACTACAAACAGTTTGATAATGAAGCTAAAAACCGGGTAAAGCGCTCGACAAAACTGGATAAACTGATTGATTTTTCGGAAAAGCAAATTAATCCGTTCCCCAAAGCGGAACAGCAACCTGACATTGAGCCAGACGTTAAACAAAAAAAAGAAGTACAAAAAGTTGACACGCTTGAAAAACAAAAGCCGATTCAAATAGAAATCCCTGCCGGGCTGGAAGATAGCCTGATCAATTTTCAGGTTAATTCAACCATTAAGTATCTGAAAATAGACCAATTTAAAAACCCCAAGTCACTTCAGGCATTTATTCAAGCTTGGCAAGACGAACAGGACTTGAAGCAAATATTGATAAAAACGAAAAATCTTCGTGATAAATATCATTCAGCTTTAGCCAACGAAAAAGAGGACATTACTAATAAAATCCTTACTTTAGAACAAGAAACGTACTCTAAAAACCAAGTTATTAACGAGCAATATATTGAAGCCCGGAAAAGGGAAATCAATTATTGGGAGCAGGCTGACCAAAAGGACATTCAGTCGTTCAGTCAAAAAATAAAGACTATGGAGGACAGCATTCAGCAAGCTCGCGAAGCAGAACGCATCAAGAAGCTGGAAGCTGAAAAGCCAGTGGTATTGCCAGATAGCCTTGTTAAAAACTTGATGCCTGATGAACCCGCGACAGCTGACAATGAGGTAACCTATAAGATACAAATTGGCGCTTATAGTAAAACACCTCCTGACTGGGTTCAACGATTATTTAAAAAATTGTCGGTCATTCGTCGCATTGATCAATATACCGACGAGAATGGCGTGACAGTTTATACTGTTGGCGAACTAAAATCGTACGGCGATGCTCTGCAAATGCAATCTCAAGTGCGAACCGAAGGAGTTAAAGACGCATTTATTGCGGCCTATAAAAACGGAACCCGAATACCTGTAAAAGAAGCCCGAAGTATTACGGAGGGATAA
- the bcp gene encoding thioredoxin-dependent thiol peroxidase, which translates to MALLNKGDVAPEFKGLNQNNESVSLSDFRGKKLILYFYPKDNTPGCTAESCNLNDNYDAWIEKGYEVVGVSPDSVASHKKFADKFGFNFNLVADTEKEIMVAYGVWGEKNMYGRKYMGVIRTTYVINEEGVIEEIFKKVKTKDHTNQIIKALDLA; encoded by the coding sequence ATGGCACTTCTGAACAAAGGTGATGTTGCACCTGAATTTAAAGGACTTAATCAAAATAATGAATCCGTTTCTCTGTCTGATTTTAGAGGCAAGAAATTAATTTTATACTTTTACCCTAAAGACAATACGCCGGGATGTACTGCTGAATCCTGTAATCTGAACGACAATTATGATGCCTGGATTGAAAAAGGCTATGAAGTTGTAGGGGTTAGCCCGGACAGTGTAGCTTCGCACAAAAAATTTGCCGATAAGTTCGGCTTCAATTTCAACCTGGTAGCCGATACAGAAAAAGAGATTATGGTGGCTTACGGTGTGTGGGGCGAAAAAAACATGTATGGGAGAAAATATATGGGAGTTATTCGCACAACCTACGTGATTAACGAAGAAGGTGTTATTGAAGAGATATTTAAAAAGGTAAAAACAAAAGATCACACAAATCAAATAATCAAAGCTTTAGACTTAGCGTAG
- the recA gene encoding recombinase RecA, translating to MAKEESNVNKEKLKALQLTMDKIEKSYGKGAIMKMGDRAVEDVPAISSGSIGLDIALGVGGFPKGRVIEIYGPESSGKTTLAIHAVAEAQRAGGIAAIIDAEHAFDPYYAKKLGVDTDELLISQPDNGEQALEIADNLIRSGAVDIVVIDSVAALTPKAEIEGEMGDSKMGLQARLMSQALRKLTANINRTKTCCIFINQLREKIGVMFGNPETTTGGNALKFYASVRLDIRRIGQIKDGEDVMGNHTRVKVVKNKVAPPFRKAEFDIMYGEGISKVGEIIDLGVNYNIIKKSGSWFSYGETKLGQGREGVKNILRDNQELAHELETKIIEAVATAATVE from the coding sequence ATGGCAAAAGAAGAATCAAATGTAAATAAAGAGAAGCTGAAAGCCCTTCAGCTTACAATGGATAAAATTGAAAAAAGTTACGGCAAAGGTGCCATCATGAAGATGGGTGATCGTGCTGTTGAAGATGTTCCTGCAATTTCATCAGGTTCAATTGGATTGGATATTGCTCTGGGGGTTGGAGGATTTCCCAAAGGCCGGGTAATTGAAATTTATGGGCCGGAATCATCTGGTAAAACAACCTTGGCTATTCATGCGGTTGCAGAGGCTCAAAGGGCTGGAGGTATCGCAGCCATTATTGATGCCGAGCATGCATTTGATCCTTACTATGCAAAAAAATTAGGTGTTGATACTGATGAATTGTTAATTTCTCAGCCTGACAACGGGGAACAGGCACTGGAAATTGCTGACAATCTGATTCGCTCGGGAGCTGTTGATATTGTCGTTATTGACTCGGTAGCTGCCTTAACTCCAAAAGCGGAGATAGAAGGTGAAATGGGCGACTCAAAAATGGGGCTTCAAGCGCGACTGATGTCGCAGGCCTTGCGTAAGCTAACGGCCAATATTAACCGGACCAAAACCTGCTGCATTTTCATTAACCAATTGCGTGAGAAAATTGGTGTCATGTTTGGAAACCCGGAGACAACCACCGGCGGTAATGCCCTGAAATTTTATGCTTCAGTTCGGTTGGATATTCGTCGTATTGGTCAAATTAAAGATGGTGAAGATGTGATGGGGAACCATACTCGTGTGAAAGTGGTGAAGAATAAAGTGGCTCCACCATTTCGTAAAGCTGAATTTGATATCATGTATGGTGAAGGAATTTCAAAGGTTGGTGAAATCATTGATTTGGGAGTAAATTATAACATCATTAAAAAGAGCGGCTCATGGTTTAGTTACGGTGAAACGAAACTGGGGCAAGGACGTGAAGGCGTTAAAAATATCTTGCGTGATAATCAGGAGTTGGCGCACGAACTGGAAACAAAAATTATTGAAGCGGTCGCTACAGCAGCCACGGTTGAATAG
- the thrA gene encoding bifunctional aspartate kinase/homoserine dehydrogenase I, with the protein MKVLKFGGTSVGSAENIRKVKEIVKGQSGDVIVVVSALGGITDKILNAAKMAVLATEYFNTEITVIKERHDEVVDALFDGEQKEKVKAEVNQLLDELSKVIQGVSMIGELTPKTLDKIGGFGERLSSYIISEFIEGSQWVDASKMIKTDSAFGRALVDFKLTNKKVKKAFENFSGVCIAPGFVSSNSAGEYTTLGRGGSDYTAAILAAALNVEVLEIWTDVNGFMTADPRIISKAYTIQSLSYSEAMELSHFGAKVIYPPTILPVFQKGIPVQIKNTLDPEHEGTLVRPSQPNGKDRPIKGISSISNISLITVQGLGMVGVTGISSRLFGALAKENINVILISQASSENSISFAVDTLKAETAEEAIRIEFDREIAAQQINKIEIESDLSIVAIVGENMKHTTGIAGKLFNTIGKNGINIIAIAQGASELNISWVVKDSDLRKTLNVVHESFFLSENIEVNVFMLGIGLVGGNLLSQIQQQQEKLLKDKHLKLKVVGVANSKKMLFDRNGINIDGFKERLDAEGESSGLDAYKQEIIDMNIYNSVFVDCTASDAAAEVYADLLNANVSIVTANKVAASSEYENYLKLKKIAKQKGVKFLFETNVGAGLPIINTLNDLVNAGDEILKIEAVLSGTLNFIFNTISADVPLSKTIKMAKEEGYSEPDPRVDLSGIDVVRKLLILVRESGYEIDKEDVIINKFVPEEFFDGSIGDFWNGISGLDADFEKRREILEAENKCWRFVAKYEDGKAEVGLQEIEQGHPFFDLQGSNNLVMFTSERYNEFPMIIKGYGAGAEVTAAGVFADIIRVSNI; encoded by the coding sequence ATGAAAGTGTTGAAATTTGGAGGTACTTCTGTTGGAAGTGCTGAAAACATCCGAAAGGTAAAGGAAATTGTGAAAGGTCAGTCAGGCGACGTCATTGTTGTCGTTTCTGCTTTGGGCGGAATAACTGACAAGATATTAAATGCAGCAAAAATGGCTGTGTTAGCAACGGAATATTTCAATACGGAAATTACGGTAATTAAGGAGAGACACGATGAAGTGGTTGACGCTTTGTTTGATGGCGAACAAAAGGAAAAGGTAAAAGCAGAAGTCAATCAATTGTTGGATGAACTGTCTAAAGTGATACAGGGAGTTTCCATGATAGGAGAGTTAACACCAAAAACGTTGGATAAAATTGGGGGCTTTGGCGAGCGTTTGTCTTCCTATATCATTAGCGAATTCATTGAAGGATCGCAATGGGTTGATGCTTCAAAAATGATAAAAACCGATAGCGCTTTTGGTCGCGCCCTGGTCGATTTTAAATTGACGAATAAAAAGGTAAAAAAGGCATTTGAGAATTTTTCAGGTGTTTGCATCGCTCCGGGATTCGTTTCCAGTAACAGTGCCGGAGAATATACAACTCTCGGACGCGGAGGTTCTGATTATACCGCAGCAATTCTGGCAGCGGCATTAAATGTTGAGGTGCTTGAGATCTGGACTGATGTCAATGGTTTTATGACTGCTGATCCTCGCATCATCAGTAAAGCTTACACCATTCAATCGCTAAGTTATTCCGAGGCGATGGAGCTTTCACATTTTGGAGCGAAAGTCATTTACCCGCCAACAATTTTGCCGGTTTTCCAAAAGGGGATACCTGTACAAATAAAAAATACGCTTGATCCTGAACACGAAGGAACCTTGGTTCGTCCAAGCCAGCCGAATGGAAAAGACCGTCCAATTAAAGGTATTTCTTCTATTTCAAACATCAGCCTGATTACCGTTCAAGGGCTTGGAATGGTTGGTGTAACCGGTATTTCTAGCCGTTTGTTTGGTGCATTGGCCAAGGAAAATATCAATGTGATTCTGATTTCTCAAGCATCGTCTGAAAACTCAATTTCGTTTGCTGTAGACACCCTGAAAGCAGAAACTGCCGAAGAAGCTATTCGAATTGAATTTGATCGTGAGATTGCAGCTCAACAAATCAATAAAATTGAGATTGAGAGTGATTTATCGATTGTAGCGATTGTTGGTGAAAACATGAAACATACAACCGGAATAGCCGGCAAGCTGTTTAATACCATTGGAAAAAATGGTATTAATATTATCGCGATTGCACAGGGCGCTTCGGAGTTAAATATTTCCTGGGTTGTAAAGGACTCTGATTTACGCAAAACCCTGAATGTGGTGCACGAATCATTCTTCCTTTCCGAGAATATCGAAGTTAATGTCTTTATGCTTGGAATTGGTTTGGTTGGCGGTAATCTGTTAAGTCAAATTCAACAACAACAGGAAAAACTATTGAAAGATAAGCACCTGAAGTTGAAAGTGGTTGGTGTGGCCAATTCGAAGAAAATGTTGTTCGATCGCAACGGAATTAACATTGATGGGTTTAAAGAACGTTTGGATGCTGAAGGAGAATCCTCCGGGTTGGATGCCTATAAGCAGGAAATAATCGATATGAACATATACAATTCCGTGTTTGTGGATTGTACCGCTTCTGATGCAGCGGCTGAAGTATATGCTGACTTGTTGAATGCCAACGTTTCTATCGTAACGGCGAATAAGGTTGCGGCTTCTTCGGAATATGAAAATTACCTGAAACTAAAGAAAATTGCCAAGCAAAAAGGAGTCAAGTTCCTTTTTGAAACCAATGTTGGTGCAGGACTTCCCATCATCAATACATTGAATGACTTGGTGAATGCCGGAGATGAAATATTGAAGATTGAGGCTGTTTTGTCAGGGACACTGAACTTTATTTTCAATACAATTTCAGCTGATGTACCGTTGAGTAAAACGATTAAAATGGCGAAAGAAGAAGGTTATTCGGAGCCTGACCCAAGAGTTGACCTGAGTGGGATTGATGTGGTTCGTAAATTGCTGATTCTGGTTCGCGAGTCAGGTTATGAAATTGATAAAGAGGATGTGATCATCAATAAATTCGTGCCTGAAGAGTTCTTCGATGGAAGCATAGGTGATTTCTGGAACGGAATTTCAGGATTGGATGCTGACTTTGAAAAACGCCGGGAGATACTGGAAGCCGAAAACAAATGTTGGCGCTTTGTCGCCAAATATGAAGATGGCAAGGCTGAAGTTGGCTTGCAGGAAATTGAGCAGGGGCATCCGTTTTTCGATTTGCAAGGGAGCAACAATCTGGTCATGTTTACATCGGAGCGCTACAACGAATTTCCGATGATTATAAAGGGATACGGTGCGGGAGCAGAAGTAACTGCAGCCGGTGTATTTGCCGACATCATTCGGGTATCAAACATTTAG
- a CDS encoding cofactor-independent phosphoglycerate mutase — protein sequence MKYIIVLGDGMADEPLKNYGGKTPLQLANIPAIDHLAKLGRCGQLQTVPEGMHPGSEIANMSVLGYDVANVFEGRGTLEAASMGVTLEDGDLALRCNLISVEGENIKNHSAGHISNEESHELIDFLNEKLGSETIIFHKGVSYRHLLVIKGGKKQMACTPPHDVPGKPFKGYLPKAKGKEGQATAELLNELIMRSMELLSEHPINQKRKAAGKDMANSIWPWSPGYKPQMPTLKEMFGVEKSAVISAVDLIQGIGVYAGMDVIHVEGATGLYDTNYEGKAQATMDALKDHDLIYLHIEASDEAGHEGDVELKTKTIEYLDYRVVKYLMEETAKMDEPVAIAVLPDHPTPCATTVHTSDPVPFIIYKPDVEGDGVEAYDEFTVQKGDYGLLHGAEFIKALIS from the coding sequence ATGAAATATATAATTGTTTTAGGGGATGGAATGGCTGATGAGCCACTGAAGAATTACGGAGGAAAAACCCCTTTACAACTAGCAAATATTCCTGCGATTGACCACCTTGCAAAACTTGGGCGGTGTGGACAATTACAGACTGTACCCGAAGGAATGCACCCGGGAAGCGAGATTGCCAACATGTCGGTTTTAGGTTACGATGTGGCTAATGTGTTTGAAGGACGTGGAACACTAGAAGCTGCCAGCATGGGAGTGACATTGGAAGACGGCGATTTGGCTTTGCGTTGCAACCTGATTAGTGTTGAAGGTGAAAATATTAAAAACCATTCGGCAGGGCATATTTCTAATGAAGAGTCGCATGAACTTATCGATTTTCTAAATGAGAAATTGGGTTCTGAAACAATCATCTTTCACAAAGGGGTTTCGTACCGTCATTTATTGGTCATTAAAGGTGGTAAAAAGCAAATGGCCTGCACTCCACCGCACGATGTGCCCGGAAAACCGTTTAAAGGATATCTTCCAAAAGCGAAGGGAAAAGAAGGGCAGGCAACAGCTGAATTGTTGAATGAGTTGATTATGAGATCGATGGAGCTGTTGTCGGAGCATCCGATTAACCAAAAACGGAAAGCTGCCGGAAAAGATATGGCCAATAGCATTTGGCCGTGGTCGCCGGGTTACAAACCTCAAATGCCAACGCTGAAGGAAATGTTTGGCGTTGAAAAGTCGGCTGTTATTTCTGCTGTTGATCTGATCCAGGGAATTGGCGTTTACGCCGGCATGGATGTTATCCACGTTGAAGGTGCCACCGGACTTTACGATACTAATTACGAAGGCAAAGCACAAGCGACGATGGATGCATTGAAAGATCATGACTTGATTTACTTACATATTGAGGCTAGCGATGAAGCCGGACACGAAGGCGATGTGGAACTCAAAACCAAAACGATTGAGTACCTCGATTATCGTGTGGTGAAGTATTTAATGGAGGAAACTGCCAAAATGGATGAGCCGGTTGCCATTGCTGTTTTACCCGACCACCCGACGCCATGTGCCACCACGGTTCATACGAGCGATCCGGTGCCATTCATTATTTACAAACCCGACGTTGAAGGTGATGGCGTTGAGGCTTATGACGAATTTACAGTTCAGAAAGGTGACTATGGTTTGTTGCACGGCGCTGAATTTATAAAAGCATTAATTAGTTGA
- the thrC gene encoding threonine synthase: MKYYSTNKMVSEVSLKDAVIKGLADDKGLFMPERIEALPQSFFDNIHNLSFQEISLEVAKKFFGEDVPEADLKELVYDTLCFDCPVVHVNDNIYSLELWHGPTLAFKDVGGRFMARLLAYFLKGNTEQVNVLVATSGDTGSAVANGFLGVDGIRVYVLYPKGLVSEIQEKQFTTLGQNITAIEVDGTFDDCQRLVKTAFLDQELKAGLTLTSANSINVARFLPQAFYYFNAYARLREKGITDDIVMSVPSGNFGNLTAGLFAKKMGLPIKRFIAANNENDIVYKYLQSGKYEPRASVSTIANAMDVGDPSNFARILDLFDHSHEAIKSKMKGFRYSDAEIREVLKAVYDQYDYLPDPHGATGYRALEEDLQDGEVGVFLETAHPAKFTETVEKIIGAGNVPLPEKLAEFMKGEKLSIPLSKEFDNFRDFLLKQV, from the coding sequence ATGAAATATTACAGTACCAATAAAATGGTTTCGGAGGTGTCGCTAAAAGATGCGGTAATTAAAGGACTGGCAGATGACAAAGGCTTGTTTATGCCCGAGCGCATTGAAGCGTTGCCACAATCTTTTTTCGACAATATCCACAATCTGTCGTTTCAGGAAATCTCTCTTGAGGTGGCCAAAAAATTCTTCGGGGAAGATGTTCCGGAGGCCGATTTAAAAGAGCTGGTTTACGATACACTTTGTTTTGATTGCCCTGTTGTGCATGTCAACGACAACATTTATTCGCTGGAACTTTGGCACGGACCTACGCTGGCATTTAAAGATGTTGGTGGGCGGTTTATGGCGCGTTTACTTGCTTATTTCCTGAAAGGAAATACCGAGCAGGTCAATGTGTTGGTGGCTACTTCGGGAGATACCGGAAGTGCTGTTGCCAATGGCTTTTTAGGTGTTGACGGCATTCGTGTTTATGTGCTGTATCCAAAAGGATTGGTGAGCGAAATTCAGGAGAAGCAGTTTACCACACTGGGTCAAAATATTACGGCCATTGAAGTTGATGGAACCTTTGACGATTGCCAACGGTTAGTGAAAACCGCGTTTCTGGATCAGGAATTAAAAGCCGGTTTGACATTGACTTCAGCCAACTCAATTAACGTGGCGCGTTTTCTTCCACAAGCATTTTATTATTTCAATGCCTATGCCCGTTTGCGCGAAAAAGGCATTACTGACGATATTGTCATGTCGGTGCCCAGTGGTAATTTTGGTAACCTGACAGCCGGTTTGTTTGCCAAGAAAATGGGCTTGCCAATCAAGCGGTTCATCGCTGCGAACAACGAAAACGACATCGTTTACAAATACCTGCAAAGTGGCAAGTATGAACCCCGGGCATCGGTGTCAACCATTGCCAATGCCATGGATGTTGGTGATCCCAGTAACTTTGCCCGTATTCTGGATTTGTTTGATCATTCGCACGAAGCCATTAAGTCCAAAATGAAAGGCTTCCGTTATTCGGATGCTGAGATTCGCGAAGTGCTGAAAGCAGTGTATGACCAATACGATTATTTGCCTGATCCGCATGGGGCGACAGGCTATAGAGCTTTAGAAGAAGATTTACAAGATGGTGAAGTAGGGGTTTTCCTGGAAACGGCTCATCCAGCCAAATTCACCGAAACAGTTGAAAAAATTATCGGTGCTGGAAATGTTCCACTACCCGAAAAACTAGCTGAGTTTATGAAAGGCGAAAAACTTTCGATCCCACTCAGTAAAGAGTTTGACAACTTTAGAGACTTCTTGCTAAAACAAGTATAA